The following coding sequences are from one Halobacteriovorax sp. JY17 window:
- a CDS encoding branched-chain amino acid ABC transporter permease: protein MLELLLHLSILSGINIILTVSLNLINGICGQFSLGHAGFWAVGAYSAAAFTVYAQLPVPPEVNLIIGCFIGFITASIAGLIIGVPCLRLRGDYLAIATLGFGEIIRIVIMNTDSIGGPRGFSGIPKITNFFWVYLFVFITVLIIANIMRGTHGRAIISIREDEIAADSMGIYTFKYKTMAFVIGAGFAGIAGSLYAHYTQFLHPNGFTFMFSVIILLMVILGGLGSITGSIVGAIILTLLPEILRLMGETISEWRMVIYSVLLITLMLLRPGGIFGKHEFNPLKFFKKKGEAA from the coding sequence ATGTTAGAATTACTACTACACCTTAGTATCCTTAGCGGAATTAATATTATCTTAACAGTTTCCCTTAATTTAATTAATGGAATCTGTGGGCAATTCAGCTTAGGCCACGCAGGTTTTTGGGCAGTGGGAGCCTACTCTGCTGCGGCCTTTACAGTGTACGCGCAATTACCTGTGCCACCAGAAGTAAACCTAATCATAGGCTGCTTCATTGGATTTATCACAGCATCAATAGCTGGACTTATTATTGGAGTTCCATGTCTTAGACTTCGCGGCGATTACTTAGCAATTGCCACTCTAGGTTTTGGAGAAATCATTCGTATTGTGATTATGAACACTGACTCAATTGGTGGCCCAAGAGGTTTTAGTGGAATTCCAAAGATTACTAATTTCTTCTGGGTCTACCTCTTTGTATTCATCACAGTTCTCATTATTGCAAATATTATGAGAGGAACTCACGGTAGGGCCATCATTAGTATTAGAGAAGATGAGATCGCTGCAGACTCAATGGGAATTTATACTTTTAAATATAAAACTATGGCCTTTGTTATTGGTGCAGGTTTTGCTGGTATCGCAGGCTCTCTCTACGCTCACTATACTCAATTTCTTCATCCAAATGGATTTACCTTTATGTTCTCAGTCATCATTCTCTTAATGGTAATTCTAGGTGGACTTGGATCTATAACAGGATCAATTGTTGGAGCAATTATCCTAACGCTTCTTCCTGAAATTCTAAGACTTATGGGTGAGACCATTAGTGAATGGAGAATGGTTATTTACTCTGTTCTACTTATTACGTTGATGCTTCTAAGACCAGGAGGGATTTTTGGTAAACATGAATTTAATCCTCTAAAGTTCTTTAAAAAGAAAGGAGAAGCTGCATGA
- a CDS encoding branched-chain amino acid ABC transporter permease: MSEDTMYFFWDLGQYLINGLTQGSIYALIALGYTMVYGIIKLINFAHGEFYMIGGFIGFYCIMGGLPLYLAFPVAMLGSGIVAVIVEKIVYRPIRSAGRIPALITALGTSLFFQYTGQLVIGADPKAFPTAIEQKTWFFGEIMISNIQVIILVTTFVLMIFLWWLVNKTRIGKAMKATSYNHDAAELMGIDTNKIISYTFFIGAAMAGAAGVLVGMYYSTVEPMMGLIPGLKAFIAAVLGGIGIIPGAVLGGLTLGVAENLVVGFWESTYRDGIAFLILILILLVKPAGILGKNRKEKV; encoded by the coding sequence ATGAGTGAAGATACAATGTATTTTTTCTGGGACCTTGGGCAATACCTAATTAATGGACTAACCCAAGGTAGTATCTACGCCCTTATAGCCCTAGGCTATACGATGGTGTACGGTATTATTAAGTTAATTAACTTTGCCCATGGTGAATTCTATATGATAGGTGGCTTTATTGGCTTCTATTGTATTATGGGAGGGCTTCCTCTCTACCTAGCTTTTCCAGTGGCCATGTTAGGTTCAGGAATAGTTGCAGTAATTGTTGAAAAAATTGTTTATAGACCGATAAGATCAGCTGGAAGAATTCCGGCCCTTATTACGGCACTTGGAACATCACTCTTCTTTCAATATACTGGTCAACTAGTTATTGGAGCTGATCCCAAAGCATTTCCAACCGCCATTGAGCAAAAGACATGGTTCTTCGGCGAAATTATGATTTCAAATATCCAAGTTATTATTCTTGTGACTACTTTTGTACTGATGATTTTTCTCTGGTGGTTAGTAAATAAAACTAGAATCGGAAAGGCCATGAAAGCGACTAGTTATAATCACGACGCCGCTGAACTCATGGGAATCGACACAAATAAAATTATCTCTTATACCTTCTTCATTGGGGCGGCCATGGCCGGTGCAGCGGGAGTTCTTGTTGGGATGTATTACAGTACTGTTGAACCAATGATGGGACTAATCCCAGGGCTTAAAGCATTTATTGCTGCAGTTCTAGGTGGTATTGGAATTATACCAGGAGCTGTTCTTGGTGGACTTACATTAGGAGTCGCAGAAAACCTAGTTGTTGGTTTCTGGGAATCAACATATAGAGATGGGATTGCATTTCTCATCCTTATTTTAATCTTACTAGTAAAGCCTGCGGGAATTCTCGGTAAGAATAGAAAGGAGAAAGTGTAA
- a CDS encoding ABC transporter substrate-binding protein: MIKKLKLKRIFTIGALALSLAPLSLAAKREVKIGAVFPMTGPVATYGQESVNGIKLALKKINAEGKISIELKVEDNKSEPQESANAVTKLIKSDSVDAIIGSVASSNTLAGAPIAQTNKVPLMTPASTNEKVTMTGDFISRTCFTDAFQGVVMAKFAFENLKKKKMAIIIDNSSDYSKGLSKVFKKKFKELGGALVSDEDFAYIQKDTDFRSLLRKIKRTKPDAIFLPGYYTEVGLILKQARQMGMNMPFLGGDGWDSPTLQKLAGDAVSGNYISSHFAPDDKDEKVQAFVKEYKAAYGQQPGAMAALGYDGILVMADAITKAKSTKNTDIQAAILATKNFVGVTGSITIDKDRNAQKSAVVLETTPSGNVFNSKVNP, encoded by the coding sequence GTGATTAAGAAACTTAAACTCAAGAGAATATTTACAATTGGGGCCCTAGCGCTTTCTCTTGCCCCATTAAGTCTTGCGGCCAAGCGTGAAGTTAAAATTGGTGCAGTTTTCCCAATGACTGGTCCTGTTGCCACTTACGGACAAGAATCAGTAAATGGAATTAAGCTCGCTCTTAAGAAAATAAATGCTGAAGGAAAAATATCTATCGAATTAAAAGTTGAAGATAATAAGAGTGAGCCACAAGAGTCGGCCAACGCTGTAACTAAATTAATCAAGTCAGATAGTGTTGACGCTATTATTGGTTCAGTTGCTTCTTCAAATACATTAGCTGGTGCTCCAATTGCTCAAACAAATAAAGTGCCATTAATGACTCCAGCTTCTACTAATGAAAAAGTCACAATGACTGGAGACTTTATTTCTAGAACTTGTTTCACTGATGCCTTCCAAGGTGTTGTGATGGCAAAATTTGCTTTTGAAAATCTTAAAAAGAAAAAGATGGCCATCATTATTGATAACTCTTCTGATTACTCAAAAGGTCTTTCTAAAGTATTTAAAAAGAAGTTTAAAGAATTAGGTGGAGCACTTGTTTCAGACGAAGACTTTGCTTATATCCAAAAAGATACTGACTTTAGATCTCTTCTTAGAAAAATTAAGAGAACAAAGCCAGACGCTATTTTTCTTCCAGGTTACTACACAGAAGTTGGTCTTATCTTAAAGCAGGCCCGTCAGATGGGAATGAATATGCCATTTCTTGGAGGAGACGGCTGGGACTCTCCTACTCTTCAAAAACTAGCCGGAGATGCTGTTAGTGGAAATTATATCAGCTCTCACTTTGCTCCAGACGACAAAGATGAAAAAGTTCAGGCCTTCGTAAAAGAATACAAAGCTGCTTACGGGCAACAACCAGGAGCAATGGCAGCACTTGGGTATGACGGAATTCTCGTCATGGCAGACGCTATCACAAAAGCAAAATCAACTAAGAACACAGATATCCAAGCGGCAATTCTAGCGACAAAGAATTTTGTTGGTGTAACTGGATCAATAACAATTGATAAAGATAGAAATGCTCAAAAGAGTGCTGTAGTTCTGGAAACAACACCTAGTGGTAACGTTTTCAATTCTAAAGTTAACCCATAA
- a CDS encoding DUF1343 domain-containing protein gives MVTNGIEQLSSETHLNKLKGNVALLCHSASVDRNFNHSVLILKKLIGSRLVKIFGPQHGFVTDVQDNMIETKDFIHPYFKVPVHSLYGETRIPTDEMLKDVDTLVVDLQDVGTRVYTYISTLTLAMEKCAQLGIKIVVLDRPNPVGGEILEGTILEEGFKSFVGRYPMPQRHAMTMGEVGHFAKNNFGIDLDYDVVAMQGWKREMMWGECELPWVNPSPNLPTPVGALTFVGTVLFEGTKLSEGRGTTRSLEVIGHPDIEPFEFVEYLSSKISGDESYVFRPVTFHPMFQKHGGQTCGGVHIHPLDWKTFRPWRVSQMLCKEFRNFLGDKFLWQDAAYEYEYDKLAIDLINGTSSIRQWVERDGSLEDLLELEMKGYDAYQSMRDNALLY, from the coding sequence ATGGTTACAAATGGAATTGAACAACTCTCTAGCGAGACGCATCTAAATAAACTAAAAGGGAATGTGGCCCTACTTTGTCACAGTGCTTCGGTTGATAGAAATTTCAACCATAGCGTTCTAATACTAAAAAAATTAATTGGAAGTAGACTCGTAAAGATCTTTGGTCCTCAGCACGGCTTTGTCACTGACGTACAAGATAATATGATTGAAACAAAGGACTTTATTCACCCTTATTTCAAAGTCCCTGTTCACAGTCTCTACGGAGAAACAAGAATTCCTACTGATGAAATGTTAAAAGATGTGGATACATTAGTTGTAGACTTACAAGACGTCGGAACGAGAGTCTATACTTACATATCAACTTTAACTCTTGCCATGGAAAAGTGCGCGCAACTTGGAATTAAAATTGTCGTCCTCGATCGCCCCAATCCAGTAGGCGGAGAAATTCTAGAGGGAACAATTCTAGAAGAAGGTTTCAAGTCTTTTGTTGGAAGATATCCAATGCCTCAAAGACATGCAATGACTATGGGAGAAGTGGGGCACTTCGCAAAGAATAATTTTGGAATTGACTTGGACTATGACGTTGTAGCGATGCAAGGCTGGAAGAGAGAGATGATGTGGGGAGAATGTGAACTTCCCTGGGTAAATCCATCGCCAAACCTTCCAACACCAGTAGGTGCGCTCACCTTTGTGGGAACTGTTCTCTTTGAAGGAACAAAACTATCTGAAGGACGTGGAACTACTAGAAGCCTTGAAGTTATTGGTCACCCAGACATTGAGCCCTTTGAATTTGTTGAATACTTAAGCTCTAAAATTTCTGGTGACGAAAGCTATGTCTTTAGACCTGTCACCTTCCACCCTATGTTTCAAAAGCACGGAGGCCAGACCTGCGGTGGTGTTCACATTCACCCATTAGACTGGAAAACATTTAGGCCATGGCGTGTCTCACAAATGCTTTGCAAAGAATTTAGAAATTTTCTGGGTGATAAATTTCTTTGGCAGGATGCGGCCTATGAATACGAATATGATAAGCTGGCCATTGATCTCATAAATGGAACATCTTCAATTCGCCAATGGGTCGAGAGAGACGGAAGTCTAGAGGATTTATTAGAGCTTGAGATGAAGGGATATGACGCATATCAAAGCATGCGAGATAACGCGCTTCTTTATTAA
- a CDS encoding thymidylate synthase, with protein MKQYLDLMRHVRDNGVEKSDRTGTGTLSCFGYQARYDLSEGFPLVTTKKCHLRSIIHELLWFLKGDTNISYLKENKVSIWDEWADEEGNLGPVYGAQWRKWMRPDGTHVDQITNLVEQIKNNPDSRRLIVSAWNPGVIDQMALPPCHAFFQFFVANGKLSCQLYQRSADIFLGVPFNIASYALLTMMMAQVTGLEAGEFIHTLGDAHLYSNHLDQAELQLSREPRALPVMKINPAVKNIFEFSFSDFELEGYDPHPHIKAPVAI; from the coding sequence ATGAAACAATACTTAGATCTAATGAGACACGTCCGAGATAATGGCGTTGAAAAATCTGATAGAACAGGAACGGGGACTCTTTCTTGCTTTGGTTATCAGGCCCGTTATGATTTGAGTGAAGGCTTTCCCCTTGTAACAACAAAGAAGTGTCATCTAAGATCAATTATTCATGAACTCCTTTGGTTTTTAAAGGGCGATACGAATATCTCTTATTTAAAAGAAAATAAGGTTTCTATTTGGGATGAATGGGCAGACGAAGAGGGAAATCTTGGACCTGTTTACGGAGCTCAGTGGAGAAAGTGGATGCGTCCAGATGGAACACATGTGGATCAAATTACAAATTTAGTAGAACAAATTAAAAATAATCCTGATTCAAGAAGACTGATTGTCTCTGCTTGGAATCCTGGAGTTATTGACCAGATGGCACTACCTCCATGTCACGCTTTCTTTCAATTCTTTGTGGCCAATGGAAAACTATCTTGTCAGCTCTACCAAAGATCAGCAGATATTTTCTTAGGTGTTCCTTTTAATATTGCAAGTTACGCACTTCTTACAATGATGATGGCACAGGTGACTGGGCTTGAAGCCGGAGAGTTTATTCATACTCTTGGAGATGCCCATCTCTATTCAAATCATCTTGATCAGGCAGAGCTTCAATTGAGCCGAGAGCCTAGAGCACTTCCTGTAATGAAGATTAATCCTGCTGTTAAAAATATTTTTGAATTCAGTTTTTCTGACTTTGAATTAGAGGGCTACGATCCTCATCCACATATTAAAGCACCTGTGGCCATATAG
- a CDS encoding dihydrofolate reductase, whose product MINYFIVAGLGKNRELGLSNELLWKLPEDLKNFKALTIGKSMIMGRKTFESIGRPLPKRETIILTRDHSYKQDGCVVLHSIDEIENYLTQSGKTEAAIVGGGEIYQLYLSKCSKMYLSFVDFEGEADTFFPSFDASLWSEDSLEVHPAGESTLSWKFVTLSRK is encoded by the coding sequence GTGATTAATTACTTCATCGTAGCAGGCCTTGGGAAAAATAGGGAGCTTGGACTTTCTAATGAACTTCTCTGGAAGCTTCCAGAAGACTTAAAGAACTTCAAGGCCCTCACTATTGGTAAGAGTATGATCATGGGGCGAAAGACTTTTGAATCTATTGGTAGACCTCTTCCAAAACGTGAAACAATTATTCTTACGCGCGACCATAGCTATAAGCAAGATGGTTGCGTGGTCTTGCATTCGATTGATGAAATTGAAAATTACTTAACTCAAAGTGGTAAAACTGAAGCGGCCATTGTTGGGGGGGGAGAGATTTATCAGCTCTATCTCTCTAAATGTTCTAAAATGTATCTAAGCTTTGTAGACTTTGAAGGTGAGGCAGATACTTTCTTTCCAAGTTTTGATGCTTCTCTTTGGAGTGAGGACTCTTTAGAAGTTCATCCGGCAGGAGAGTCAACACTTAGTTGGAAGTTTGTTACACTTTCTAGAAAATAG
- a CDS encoding nucleoside triphosphate pyrophosphatase yields the protein MDIILASTSPYRREQLERLTKKFKTHAPNVDEDSYKDKIRNPTELAETLAKLKAQSVLKDHLNDFIIGGDQVLSIDGEILGKPKTVEKAISQLGILSGKTHELITSTCYLSESYCEVKTVIARMKMRELTNSQIENYITAESPLNCCGSYMLENQGIALFEEIHCSDYTAIIGLPLMSTASILMKNGFSIF from the coding sequence ATGGATATTATACTCGCTTCGACTTCTCCTTACCGAAGAGAACAATTAGAACGTCTAACAAAGAAGTTTAAGACCCATGCACCAAATGTCGATGAAGACAGCTATAAAGACAAAATAAGAAATCCAACTGAGCTTGCCGAAACACTCGCAAAGCTCAAGGCCCAAAGTGTATTAAAAGACCACTTAAACGACTTCATTATCGGTGGTGATCAAGTCCTAAGTATTGATGGAGAAATTCTAGGAAAACCCAAGACTGTGGAAAAAGCGATCTCTCAACTAGGAATACTTAGTGGAAAAACTCACGAATTAATCACGTCCACATGCTACTTAAGTGAGAGTTATTGTGAAGTTAAAACGGTAATTGCAAGAATGAAAATGAGAGAGTTAACAAACTCTCAAATTGAAAATTATATCACTGCTGAATCCCCATTAAATTGCTGTGGCTCTTATATGTTAGAAAATCAAGGAATAGCTCTCTTTGAAGAAATTCATTGCAGTGACTACACTGCTATCATAGGACTTCCACTAATGAGCACAGCAAGCATACTTATGAAGAATGGATTTTCTATTTTCTAG
- a CDS encoding FecR domain-containing protein: protein MKKMFFCAVLLFSSMSFAIPTARIIKLKGDVTLNGKSLKVGDSILKSGILKTKARSFVKLEIAEWNNNLVLGPNGEMNLDLSEKSTKQYNFLKGRIRWFTQKNKKSNGVIHTKQASLGVRGTDYLLIANSLLGETEIIVFDGKVQFQNNSSVKDSSLISKNQWGGLGGRYGKSIGEVLDLPANVINAFSKQLDW from the coding sequence ATGAAGAAAATGTTTTTTTGCGCAGTGTTGCTTTTTTCAAGCATGTCTTTTGCAATTCCAACTGCAAGAATTATCAAGTTAAAGGGTGATGTAACTTTAAATGGAAAATCCTTAAAAGTAGGAGATTCAATCTTAAAGAGTGGGATACTTAAGACAAAGGCGAGAAGTTTTGTGAAGCTTGAAATCGCAGAGTGGAATAATAATCTTGTGCTTGGACCTAATGGAGAGATGAATTTAGACTTAAGCGAGAAGAGTACCAAGCAGTATAATTTTCTAAAGGGAAGAATTCGTTGGTTCACTCAGAAGAATAAGAAATCAAATGGAGTTATTCATACTAAGCAAGCGAGTTTAGGAGTTCGTGGAACAGACTATCTCTTAATTGCAAATTCTCTACTTGGAGAAACTGAAATTATCGTCTTCGATGGTAAGGTTCAATTTCAAAATAATTCAAGCGTTAAAGACTCTTCTCTGATCTCAAAGAATCAGTGGGGTGGCCTTGGTGGTCGTTACGGAAAGTCTATTGGGGAAGTTCTAGACTTACCTGCAAATGTGATTAATGCTTTTTCTAAACAACTAGATTGGTAA
- a CDS encoding ribonucleoside-diphosphate reductase subunit alpha, giving the protein MYVITRSGEREPIKFDKITERIERLAFDLDQQFIDPSLITSKVIEGIFDGITTPELDKLAGETAAYLSTQHPDYSKLAGRIAVSNLHKETRGCFSENIKEMFNYIDPATGAKAPLVSKELYDVVMENAEMLDTAVDDKRDFNYDYFGFKTLERSYLLKMNGKITERPGQMLMRVSVGIHMNDLKAAIETYNLMSEKYFTHASPTLFNSGTAKPQLSSCFLLTMKDDSIEGIYDTLKQSALISQSAGGIGLSIHNIRAKGSFIKGTNGTSNGIVPMLKVFNDTARYVDQGGGKRKGAFAIYLEPWHADIFDFLEMKKNTGKDENRARDLFYALWISDLFMKRVEADGMWSLFCPHECPGMAETYGAEFEALYTRYESEGKAKKVVRAQDLWFAVLESQIETGSPYMLYKDSINEKSNQKNLGTIKSSNLCTEIMEYTAPDEVAVCNLASVALNMFVDEATRTYDHKKLYDVVYRATLNLNRIIDINYYPVIEAENSNMRHRPIGLGVQGLADAFFKMRYRFESPEALELNNQIFETIYFAALTASKDLAERDGAYQSYEGSPISKGQFQFDMWGVTPTGKNWDWKKLKEEVAKHGVRNSLLVAPMPTASTSQILGNNECFEPITSNIYVRRVLSGEFAVVNKFLVNDLIRAGLWNDKMRNEIIANNGSVQAIERIPEELKGLYKTVWEISQKTVIDMSAGRAPYIDQGQSLNIHMQEPNFGKLSSMHFHAWKSGLKTGMYYLRARAAVNAVQFTVKNDTPAVTNKEDAQAAMVCSIENPDDCVMCGS; this is encoded by the coding sequence ATGTATGTCATCACAAGAAGTGGCGAGAGAGAGCCGATAAAATTCGATAAGATCACGGAGAGAATTGAAAGATTAGCTTTTGATTTAGATCAACAATTCATCGATCCTTCACTTATTACAAGTAAAGTAATTGAAGGTATTTTTGATGGGATTACAACTCCAGAGCTTGATAAATTAGCTGGTGAAACTGCCGCTTACCTATCAACTCAACACCCAGATTACTCAAAGCTTGCAGGTAGAATTGCCGTATCTAACCTACACAAAGAAACACGTGGTTGTTTCTCTGAGAATATTAAAGAAATGTTCAACTACATTGACCCAGCAACAGGAGCAAAAGCTCCTCTCGTTTCAAAAGAGCTTTATGATGTTGTGATGGAAAATGCAGAAATGCTTGATACAGCAGTTGATGACAAGAGAGATTTTAACTACGACTACTTTGGATTCAAAACTCTTGAGAGATCTTACCTTCTAAAAATGAATGGTAAAATAACTGAGAGACCAGGGCAGATGTTAATGAGAGTTTCTGTTGGTATTCACATGAATGACCTAAAAGCGGCTATTGAAACTTATAACTTAATGAGTGAGAAATACTTTACTCACGCTTCACCTACTCTATTCAATTCAGGTACAGCTAAGCCACAACTTTCAAGTTGCTTCTTACTTACAATGAAAGACGATAGTATTGAAGGGATCTACGATACTTTAAAGCAAAGTGCTCTTATCTCTCAATCAGCAGGTGGAATTGGTCTTTCAATTCACAATATTAGAGCGAAGGGTTCTTTCATTAAAGGTACAAATGGTACTTCTAATGGAATCGTTCCAATGCTTAAAGTTTTCAACGATACTGCTAGATACGTTGACCAAGGTGGCGGAAAGAGAAAAGGTGCTTTCGCAATCTACCTTGAGCCATGGCACGCAGATATCTTTGATTTCCTAGAAATGAAGAAGAACACTGGTAAAGATGAAAATAGAGCGAGAGATTTATTCTACGCACTTTGGATTTCTGATTTATTCATGAAGAGAGTTGAAGCTGACGGAATGTGGTCACTATTTTGCCCACACGAGTGTCCAGGTATGGCCGAAACTTACGGCGCTGAATTCGAAGCTCTCTACACAAGATACGAGAGTGAAGGAAAGGCCAAGAAAGTTGTTAGAGCACAAGATCTTTGGTTTGCAGTTCTTGAATCGCAAATTGAAACTGGTTCTCCTTACATGCTTTACAAAGATTCTATTAACGAGAAATCAAACCAAAAGAATCTTGGAACAATTAAATCTTCAAACCTTTGTACAGAAATTATGGAATACACTGCTCCTGATGAAGTTGCTGTTTGTAACCTAGCTTCTGTGGCCCTAAATATGTTTGTTGATGAAGCGACTAGAACATACGACCACAAGAAACTCTATGATGTAGTCTACAGAGCGACTTTAAACCTTAATAGAATTATCGACATTAATTACTACCCAGTAATCGAAGCAGAGAATTCCAATATGAGACACAGACCAATTGGTCTAGGTGTTCAAGGTCTAGCAGACGCATTCTTTAAGATGAGATATAGATTTGAGAGTCCAGAAGCTCTTGAACTTAATAACCAGATCTTTGAAACAATTTACTTTGCAGCACTTACGGCTTCAAAAGATCTTGCAGAAAGAGATGGTGCTTACCAAAGTTACGAAGGATCACCTATATCAAAAGGACAATTCCAATTTGATATGTGGGGAGTAACTCCAACAGGTAAGAATTGGGACTGGAAGAAGTTAAAAGAAGAAGTTGCTAAGCACGGAGTTAGAAATTCTCTTCTAGTTGCTCCAATGCCTACAGCATCGACTTCACAGATTCTTGGAAATAACGAATGCTTTGAGCCTATCACTTCAAATATCTATGTTAGACGTGTTCTTTCTGGGGAATTTGCAGTTGTTAATAAATTCCTAGTGAACGATCTTATCAGAGCGGGACTATGGAATGATAAGATGAGAAATGAAATCATCGCTAACAATGGTTCAGTCCAAGCAATTGAAAGAATTCCAGAAGAATTAAAAGGTCTATATAAGACAGTTTGGGAAATTAGCCAAAAGACAGTAATTGATATGTCAGCGGGACGTGCTCCATATATTGATCAAGGTCAATCCCTAAATATCCACATGCAAGAGCCGAACTTTGGAAAACTTAGTTCAATGCACTTCCATGCTTGGAAATCTGGACTTAAGACAGGAATGTACTACTTAAGAGCAAGAGCAGCTGTAAACGCAGTTCAATTCACTGTTAAGAACGACACGCCAGCAGTAACAAATAAAGAAGACGCACAAGCAGCAATGGTTTGTTCTATTGAGAACCCTGATGATTGTGTTATGTGCGGATCGTAG
- a CDS encoding ribonucleotide-diphosphate reductase subunit beta, producing MDPILAPNDDRFVLFPLKYHSIFEMYKNHMAVFWTADELDFASDITDWEKLNKDEQHFIKHILAFFAASDGIVNENLALRFYNDVQIPEARCFYGFQIAMENIHSETYSLLIDTYVKDAKEKDELFHAVTHFPFVEKKAAWAMKWMQSKRSFAERLIAFAAIEGIFFSGSFCSIYWLKKRGLMPGLCTSNEFISRDEGLHCEFACHLHELLTPEEQLTKETITQIITEAVEIEKEFITEAIPVSLIGMNADMMSRYIEFVADYWLSRLGCKKNYNTENPFDWMELISLEGKTNFFEKRVSEYQKSGVLGDRTQNTFTLDAEF from the coding sequence GTGGATCCTATTCTCGCACCAAACGATGATCGTTTCGTACTATTTCCACTGAAGTATCACTCAATTTTTGAGATGTATAAAAATCACATGGCCGTATTCTGGACTGCCGATGAGTTAGACTTCGCATCTGACATCACGGACTGGGAAAAGCTAAACAAAGATGAGCAACATTTCATCAAGCACATTCTAGCGTTCTTTGCTGCTAGTGATGGGATTGTAAATGAAAACCTTGCTCTTCGTTTCTATAACGACGTTCAAATACCAGAAGCTAGATGTTTCTACGGATTCCAAATCGCAATGGAAAATATCCACTCAGAAACTTACTCGCTTCTCATCGATACATATGTAAAAGATGCTAAAGAGAAAGATGAACTCTTCCACGCAGTTACTCACTTCCCATTCGTAGAGAAGAAAGCGGCATGGGCCATGAAGTGGATGCAATCAAAGAGATCATTTGCAGAGAGACTTATCGCCTTCGCAGCGATTGAAGGTATCTTCTTCTCTGGATCATTTTGTTCAATTTACTGGTTAAAGAAAAGAGGACTTATGCCAGGTCTTTGTACTTCTAATGAATTCATTAGTCGTGACGAAGGACTTCACTGTGAGTTCGCTTGTCACTTACACGAGCTACTTACTCCAGAAGAGCAATTAACAAAAGAGACGATCACTCAGATTATCACTGAAGCTGTAGAGATCGAAAAAGAATTCATCACAGAAGCAATTCCAGTATCACTTATCGGAATGAACGCAGATATGATGTCTCGCTATATTGAATTTGTAGCTGACTACTGGCTATCAAGACTTGGTTGTAAGAAGAATTACAACACAGAAAATCCATTTGATTGGATGGAGCTTATCTCACTAGAAGGAAAGACAAATTTCTTCGAAAAGAGAGTATCAGAATATCAAAAGTCAGGGGTTCTAGGAGACAGAACTCAAAACACATTCACATTAGACGCGGAGTTTTAG